The following coding sequences are from one Homalodisca vitripennis isolate AUS2020 chromosome 7, UT_GWSS_2.1, whole genome shotgun sequence window:
- the LOC124366123 gene encoding transcription elongation factor 1 homolog: MGRRKSNRKPPPKRKAVVPLPVEFNCPFCNHEGSCDVTMDRGRRSGRIACRVCFEDFQTTIHFLTEPIDVYNDWIDACETAN; encoded by the exons ATGGGCCGACGCAAGAGTAACAGAAAGCCTCCTCCAAAAAGAAAGGCGGTTGTGCCCTTGCCAGTAGAGTTCAACTGCCCATTCTGCAATCACGAGGGATCGTGTGATGTGACGAT GGATAGAGGACGTAGATCTGGGAGGATAGCGTGTCGAGTTTGTTTCGAGGACTTCCAGACAACCATCCACTTCTTGACAGAGCCTATTGACGTCTACAATGATTGGATAGACGCGTGTGAGACTGCCAACTGA